The Theileria annulata chromosome 3, complete sequence, *** SEQUENCING IN PROGRESS *** genome has a segment encoding these proteins:
- a CDS encoding DNA-directed RNA polymerase II largest subunit, putative (note;~Tap-24g11.q1c.C.cand.191 - score = 115.84), translated as MTTVIDLNRPYSPCELKRIRAIEFGLLDPELVKRMSVCEITLTELYREGIPQTGGLNDLRMGTTDPRHICLTCSMDLKYCPGHFGHIVLAKPMYHYGFMMTVLKILRCVCFNCSKFLLNKEDPRVQLILKSPSSSFRLNHLSELCSASRTCRIDTQSNSKIEGCGYPQPSYTKEGPNLMIQFSQKQRELLEEADEQCNDIKRPLTPEEAFKVLRGITLEDMKCLGFVPERSQPCWLILQVLPVPPPAVRPYVQYGSDRSEDDLTLKLLDVLKTNNLIKRHDKRATAPHIIQEMCQLLQFHITTLFDNDIPGMPIASTRSKKPIKSIRARLKGKEGRLRGNLMGKRVDFSARTVITGDPNIPIDTIGVPKSIAMTLTFCETVNSLNYESLRKKVETGPHDWPGAKYIIRDDGTRFDLRHVKKSSELQLEYGYKVERHMQDGDYILFNRQPSLHKMSIMGHRAKILPYSTFRLNLSVTTPYNADFDGDEMNLHLVQTHETRAEVKHLMLVPKQIVSPQGNRPVMGIVQDSLLAVSKFTKRDTFLTRDELMSLLIWIPYWDGKLPQPAIFFPKNLWTGKQVISVLLTFNQSQGITNINLIRDGTIKLDKDNLNCSINDSRVIIRKNEHLSGIICKKTVGCSSGSLIHILWHEAGPEKCRDFLTTLQKVVNNWFLQIGFTVSCSDIYCSESTLNKVYRILDKSKKEVQKLVLQAQKGKLKCQPGKSLFESFEARVNKELNDAREQSGSVVASSLNLTNNILSMVNSGSKGSTINISQIIACVGQQNVEGKRIPFGFRDRSLPHFIKHDYGPESRGFVSNSYLSGLTPQEMFFHAMGGREGIIDTACKTSETGYVQRRLIKAMEDVMVQYDRTARNGNGEILQFLYGEDGMGAEYIEDQFIDLMRLDDEEIHRRFSHDFRSESYGLGWISEDIRNAILSDFSQQVILVEEFQKLLDLKKMICEEIFPGGDYSQHLPINIKRILEYATTQFPASSTSKLNPVEIAQRTSKLLESLIIINTSGPTDILSEEAQQNATILIKAHLRCHLNSRYLMEHVQISSLALDWVYGEVERCFFRAIANPGECVGAIAAQSIGEPATQMTLNTFHFAGVSSKNVTLGLPRLKELINVVTNVRTPSLTIYLDPSINKDQERAKEMQTLLEYTSFEKIVLGYTVVYDPVVDRTIIKEDYEWVRDYYEFPDEEMGALGQFVLRIVLNSKIMTDKRLTMKEVGEIIYSEFSNGEIDAIYTDDNSELLVMRIRVKYGGEGENSGPSDTEADFLNKFMTDVLCGIKLRGVKGITKVYMREENCVRYNSTVGSFDRVSQWVLDTDGCNLESVLPITCVDYTKTFSNDVSEIFHVFGIEAARRALLREIRAVISFDGAYVNYRHLSLLCDIMTQKGYLMSITRHGINRADRGPLIKCSFEETLETLLTAAVFGEVDHLKGVTENVIVGQLSPYGTGAFDIMIDEVKLRDANQTNAINVADTLGLVSPDSSPLSPSTPATKQTMSPMAFSPTYTSLMMSPVGGIGMGPSTPGLMVDTYALGGSFSPTSPTSPMSPTSPMSPTSPMSPTSAISPVYSPAYSPTSPMSPTSPTSALSPTSPVYSPAYSPTSPTSAMSPTSPVYSPAYSPTSPNLGYAPTSPVYSPAYSPTTPNYGYSPTSPLSPTSPAYSPTDPFSPNPFEDID; from the coding sequence atgacAACGGTTATCGATTTAAACCGACCCTATTCACCATGCGAACTCAAACGAATCAGGGCAATAGAATTTGGACTTCTGGACCCGGAACTGGTAAAAAGAATGTCAGTATGTGAAATAACACTAACTGAATTGTACCGTGAAGGAATTCCACAAACAGGAGGCCTTAACGACCTCAGGATGGGAACAACGGACCCTCGTCACATATGTTTGACCTGTTCCATGGATTTAAAGTACTGCCCAGGCCATTTTGGACATATAGTTTTAGCAAAACCCATGTACCACTACGGGTTTATGATGACTGTGTTAAAAATCCTCCGTTGCGTGTGTTTTAACTGTAGCAAATTCCTGCTAAACAAGGAAGACCCAAGAGTACAGCTCATATTGAAGTCACCTTCAAGTTCTTTCAGACTTAATCACCTCTCAGAGCTCTGCTCAGCCTCCAGAACGTGCAGAATCGATACGCAAAGCAACTCAAAGATCGAAGGTTGCGGGTACCCCCAACCGAGCTACACAAAGGAGGGCCCTAACCTGATGATCCAGTTTTCCCAGAAACAAAGAGAACTTTTGGAGGAAGCAGACGAGCAGTGCAATGATATTAAACGCCCTTTGACACCGGAAGAGGCCTTTAAGGTTTTAAGAGGAATCACGCTGGAGGACATGAAGTGCCTGGGATTCGTGCCGGAACGCTCCCAACCATGTTGGCTGATACTACAGGTGCTTCCAGTGCCGCCACCAGCAGTTCGACCATACGTACAGTACGGAAGCGATCGCAGTGAGGACGACCTTACACTGAAATTGTTAGACGTCTTAAAgacaaataatttaattaagAGACATGATAAAAGGGCCACAGCGCCACATATAATACAGGAGATGTGTCAGCTTCTCCAATTCCACATCACAACTCTATTCGATAACGATATACCCGGAATGCCAATAGCCTCAACTAGGTCTAAAAAACCAATAAAATCAATCAGAGCACGATTAAAGGGCAAGGAGGGAAGATTGAGAGGGAATTTGATGGGTAAAAGGGTTGATTTTTCAGCCCGTACAGTTATAACAGGTGACCCAAATATCCCAATTGACACCATTGGAGTGCCGAAAAGTATCGCAATGACACTTACCTTTTGTGAAACAGTAAACTCACTAAACTACGAAAGCTTGAGGAAAAAGGTGGAAACTGGCCCACACGACTGGCCAGGAGCAAAGTATATAATCAGAGATGACGGAACGAGATTTGATCTTCGCCACGTAAAGAAGAGTAGTGAACTACAGCTAGAGTATGGATATAAGGTGGAACGTCACATGCAGGACGGGgattatatactatttaatCGACAACCGTCGCTCCATAAGATGAGTATTATGGGTCACAGAGCGAAGATTCTGCCATATTCAACATTCAGACTAAACCTGAGTGTTACCACGCCGTACAACGCAGATTTTGACGGGGATGAGATGAATCTGCACCTGGTTCAGACACACGAAACGAGAGCGGAAGTGAAGCACCTGATGCTGGTCCCGAAGCAGATCGTTTCCCCGCAAGGAAACAGACCAGTTATGGGAATTGTACAGGACTCGCTGCTAGCTGTTTCAAAGTTCACAAAGAGAGATACATTCTTGACAAGAGACGAGCTAATGTCGCTGCTAATTTGGATCCCGTACTGGGACGGAAAGTTGCCCCAGCCAGCAATTTTCTTCCCGAAAAACCTCTGGACAGGAAAGCAGGTGATTTCAGTGCTTTTAACATTCAACCAGTCGCAAGGAATAACAAACATAAACTTGATAAGAGATGGAACAATAAAGTTGGATAAGGATAACCTAAACTGCAGTATTAATGACTCAAGAGTAATAATAAGAAAGAATGAACATTTAAGCGGAATAATCTGTAAAAAAACAGTAGGATGTAGTTCTGGTTCACTGATTCACATTTTATGGCATGAAGCGGGGCCTGAAAAATGCCGTGACTTCCTAACAACACTACAAAAGGTTGTTAACAACTGGTTCCTACAAATAGGTTTCACGGTTTCCTGTAGTGACATTTACTGTTCAGAGTCTACTCTGAACAAAGTGTACAGGATTTTGGATAAGAGTAAGAAGGAGGTTCAGAAGTTGGTATTGCAAGCACAGAAAGGGAAATTAAAGTGCCAACCGGGTAAATCGCTGTTTGAATCATTTGAAGCTCGAGTGAATAAGGAGTTAAATGACGCCCGTGAGCAGTCTGGTAGTGTAGTGGCCTCGTCACTCAACCTCACAAACAACATCCTCTCGATGGTAAATTCAGGCTCAAAGGGAAGTACAATTAACATATCACAAATCATAGCATGTGTGGGACAGCAAAATGTAGAGGGAAAGAGAATACCATTTGGTTTCAGGGACAGAAGCCTCCCTCACTTCATAAAGCACGATTACGGCCCAGAGAGTAGAGGGTTCGTATCGAATTCTTACCTGAGCGGCTTAACCCCCCAAGAAATGTTCTTCCATGCAATGGGAGGGCGAGAAGGGATCATAGATACAGCCTGCAAAACGAGTGAGACAGGATATGTGCAGAGAAGATTGATTAAGGCAATGGAGGATGTTATGGTCCAGTACGACCGAACTGCAAGGAACGGAAACGGTGAGATTTTGCAGTTTCTGTACGGAGAAGACGGAATGGGAGCAGAGTACATTGAGGACCAGTTCATAGACCTGATGCGACTGGACGACGAGGAGATTCACCGCAGGTTTAGCCATGACTTCAGGAGTGAGTCGTATGGCCTGGGGTGGATCAGCGAGGACATAAGGAACGCAATCCTGTCGGACTTTTCACAGCAGGTTATTCTGGTTGAGGAATTCCAGAAGCTGCTGGATCTAAAGAAGATGATATGCGAGGAGATTTTCCCAGGAGGAGACTACTCCCAGCACCTGCCAATCAACATTAAGCGCATTTTGGAGTACGCAACAACACAGTTTCCAGCATCTTCAACCAGCAAGTTGAACCCAGTAGAAATAGCACAACGCACCAGTAAACTGTTGGAAAGCCTAAtcataattaatacaaGTGGACCAACTGATATATTGTCTGAGGAGGCCCAACAGAACGCTACGATACTGATTAAGGCGCACCTGAGGTGCCATCTGAACAGCAGGTATCTGATGGAGCATGTGCAAATCAGTAGTTTAGCCCTTGACTGGGTTTACGGTGAAGTTGAACGTTGCTTCTTCAGGGCCATCGCAAACCCTGGAGAGTGTGTAGGTGCAATTGCGGCGCAATCCATTGGTGAACCAGCAACTCAAATGACGCTAAACACTTTCCATTTCGCAGGTGTATCCAGTAAAAATGTGACTTTGGGTCTCCCCCGTCTCAAGGAGCTAATTAACGTGGTAACGAATGTGAGAACGCCCTCGCTCACGATTTACCTAGACCCCTCAATAAACAAGGACCAGGAACGAGCAAAAGAGATGCAGACACTATTGGAGTACACGAGCTTCGAGAAGATTGTGCTGGGTTACACTGTGGTGTACGACCCTGTGGTTGACAGGACGATAATAAAAGAGGACTACGAATGGGTTCGAGACTACTACGAGTTTCCAGACGAGGAAATGGGAGCACTGGGCCAATTTGTACTCCGCATAGTACTCAACAGTAAGATAATGACTGATAAGAGGCTGACGATGAAGGAGGTGGGTGAGATCATATACTCAGAGTTTTCTAACGGAGAAATTGACGCAATATACACTGACGACAACAGCGAACTTTTAGTTATGAGGATCAGGGTAAAGTACGGAGGTGAAGGTGAAAATTCAGGACCCTCTGACACTGAAGCAGACTTCCTCAACAAGTTCATGACTGACGTACTCTGTGGGATCAAGCTTCGAGGTGTCAAGGGAATTACGAAAGTGTACATGCGCGAGGAAAACTGTGTACGTTACAACAGCACAGTGGGCAGTTTTGATAGAGTGTCTCAGTGGGTGTTGGACACAGACGGATGTAACCTTGAAAGTGTACTCCCAATCACCTGTGTAGATTACACTAAAACATTTAGCAATGACGTGAGCGAGATCTTCCACGTCTTTGGTATCGAGGCAGCGAGACGTGCTCTTCTACGAGAAATCAGAGCAGTCATCTCATTTGATGGCGCATACGTTAACTACCGTCACCTCTCACTCCTATGTGACATCATGACCCAGAAGGGGTATCTTATGAGCATCACAAGACATGGAATTAACAGAGCTGACAGAGGTCCTCTGATAAAGTGCAGTTTCGAGGAGACACTTGAGACCCTTTTAACAGCAGCAGTTTTCGGTGAAGTAGATCACCTCAAAGGAGTCACAGAAAACGTTATAGTAGGTCAGCTCTCACCCTACGGCACAGGCGCTTTTGACATCATGATCGACGAAGTTAAGCTCAGAGACGCAAACCAAACAAACGCAATCAACGTAGCAGATACTCTCGGACTCGTCTCACCAGACTCATCACCACTAAGCCCGTCAACTCCAGCCACTAAGCAAACTATGTCACCCATGGCTTTTAGTCCAACCTACACCTCACTTATGATGTCTCCAGTAGGAGGCATAGGCATGGGCCCAAGCACTCCTGGGCTTATGGTGGACACTTACGCTCTTGGAGGTAGCTTTAGTCCAACAAGCCCAACCAGTCCTATGAGTCCTACAAGCCCAATGAGTCCTACAAGTCCAATGAGCCCAACAAGCGCAATATCACCAGTATACTCCCCGGCATATTCTCCAACCAGTCCAATGAGTCCAACTAGTCCAACAAGTGCATTAAGTCCAACATCGCCAGTATACTCGCCCGCTTATTCACCGACCAGTCCAACCAGCGCAATGAGTCCTACGTCGCCAGTATACTCACCGGCTTATTCACCGACTAGTCCAAATCTGGGATATGCTCCAACTTCACCAGTATACTCACCTGCATACTCACCGACTACCCCGAACTATGGATACTCTCCGACCAGTCCACTCAGTCCTACCTCACCGGCTTACAGTCCAACGGACCCATTCTCACCAAACCCCTTCGAAGATATCGATTAA
- a CDS encoding uncharacterized protein (note;~Tap-24g11.q1c.C.cand.190 - score = 14.41), translating to MRSELGKLSLDSTFLERDNLNHLIVNAEAERMKRAEILRSEGDRESEINIALAKRQIEILKAEGEAKAEKQRAEAAAYTLEVLTNTLKKNGKSRIVYKRVAEAVTLRLAEKYIAAFANLAKTNNTIILSNNNATTDLITQATTIFGRINSQLKEDVKNTLGSVENTEDLLAVPKSQDK from the exons ATGAGGTCGGAACTGGGTAAATTATCACTGGATTCCACCTTTCTTGAAAGAGATAACCTCAATCACCTGATTGTCAAC GCCGAAGCTGAACGTATGAAAAGAGCGGAAATACTGAGAAGTGAAGGTGATAGAGAAAGCGAAATCAACATCGCTTTGGCCAAGAGGCAAATCGAAATATTAAAGGCAGAAGGTGAAGCTAAAGCGGAAAAACAAAGAGCAGAAGCAGCTGCCTATACACTCGAAGTCTTAACCAATACACTCAAAAAAAATGGTAAATCAAGAATTGTATATAAga GAGTGGCAGAAGCAGTAACGTTAAGACTGGCGGAAAAGTATATTGCGGCGTTTGCAAATTTGGCAAAAACAAATAACACCATCATCCTATCAAATAACAACGCAACAACGGATCTTATAACACAAGCCACGACAATATTTGGCAGAATAAACTCTCAAC TGAAGGAAGATGTAAAGAATACACTGGGATCAGTTGAAAATACGGAAGATCTATTGGCTGTCCCAAAATCTCAAgataaatga
- a CDS encoding uncharacterized protein (note;~Tap-24g11.q1c.C.cand.189 - score = 9.86), giving the protein MDKYLIILINIKIVCLKCVTISWFSDGDSSRPYDITHHIQPKIDNPEIFKNILQFLENNNKISGTDNSILNYNEETIKRISNFLGNDIAKIIIHIARMASLESAKTKAFEDYNLNVNSNAILEHIAEILESQPKGCFP; this is encoded by the exons atggataaatatttaataatcttaattaatattaaaattgtgtGTTTGAAATGTGTAACTATATCTTGGTTCAGCGACGGCGATTCCAGCCGACCGTACGACATTACACATCACATCCAACCTAAAATTGACAATCCCGagatttttaaaaatattctgcaatttttagaaaacaACAACAAAATCAGTGGTACTGATAATAGTATTCTTAATTATAACGAGG AAACCATTAAAAGGATAAGCAACTTCCTAGGAAATGATATCgctaaaattattatac ATATAGCAAGGATGGCAAGTTTAGAATCTGCAAAAACAAAAGCATTTGaagattataatttaaatgttaattCAAATGCAATTCTTGAACATATCGCAGAAATCTTGGAATCACAACCAAAAGGTTGCTTCCCATAA
- a CDS encoding uncharacterized protein (note;~Tap-24g11.q1c.C.cand.188 - score = 56.06) has product MLKRCITKINGCFLAVYNWFKKIFCIKTNSNNSNYRETNFKDIEIGLRRSISTDFGNNEVKSMENYMNMEYEVNQNYDSEFPKLLKNPEDTFNQAETNGVIDDIYDQIQVEDDLSSESQEITRTPEASSEHEEDDGSQEQSEAEVIYERQEEFSEEVNEQSDEQEELPEEREEQSEGEEIYERQEELSEETEEYGIDLRNVEEALKSLEEEEESCEGEDEYGIDIKNVEEALKSLQDDEESPEDREQSSEELDEPSEVKEESYEDKEQPSQDQEESSEEEEEYGVNLRNVEEALNSLEEEGLQLPKSSEVKTTENSTKKLRSDKLKWEPKASVPKYSSLNSKLLKDDVKVSSITTKGKGLEIAQKITEINQSRVKHIKEQFKKDLEEKKAADLEARTKIVEAERKRVAEAKKKLELKAQKTRQEALERHKREMEEKQRIRKENEAKKEKILKARVEEIRNKRKEV; this is encoded by the coding sequence ATGTTAAAGCGTTGcataactaaaattaacgGATGTTTTTTAGCTGTTTATAACTggtttaaaaaaattttttgcATAAAAACcaattcaaataattcaaaCTATAGAGAAACCAATTTTAAAGACATTGAAATTGGTTTACGTAGAAGCATAAGCACAGACTTTGGCAATAACGAGGTAAAAAGTATGGAAAACTATATGAACATGGAGTACGAGGTTAATCAAAACTACGACTCTGAGTTTCCCAAACTTTTGAAAAATCCTGAGGATACCTTCAATCAGGCAGAAACAAACGGAGTTATTGATGATATATATGATCAAATCCAAGTCGAGGATGACTTGTCGTCAGAGTCTCAGGAGATAACTAGAACACCAGAAGCATCATCAGAACACGAAGAAGATGATGGATCACAGGAACAATCCGAGGCAGAGGTGATATATGAAAGACAAGAGGAGTTTTCTGAAGAAGTAAATGAACAATCTGATGAACAAGAGGAACTACCTGAAGAACGTGAGGAACAATCCGAGGGAGAGGAGATATATGAGAGGCAAGAGGAGTTATCTGAAGAGACAGAGGAATATGGGATTGACTTGAGAAATGTAGAGGAAGCATTGAAGTCTTTGGAGGAAGAAGAGGAGTCATGTGAAGGAGAAGATGAGTATGGAATTGACATTAAAAATGTAGAGGAGGCGTTGAAATCTCTGCAAGATGACGAGGAGTCACCTGAGGATAGGGAGCAATCATCTGAAGAACTGGATGAGCCATCCGAAGTTAAGGAGGAATCATATGAAGATAAAGAGCAACCATCTCAAGACCAAGAGGAATCATCTGAAGAGGAGGAGGAATATGGCGTTAACTTGAGAAATGTTGAGGAAGCATTGAATTCTTTGGAGGAAGAAGGACTCCAACTTCCAAAAAGTTCAGAGGTAAAAACAACTGAAAATTCAACCAAGAAGTTAAGGAGTGATAAACTCAAGTGGGAACCAAAAGCATCAGTACCTAAGTACTCAAGTCTAAACAGCAAACTCCTAAAAGATGACGTCAAAGTGTCCTCCATAACAACAAAAGGCAAAGGGCTTGAAATTGCCCAGAAAATCACTGAGATCAACCAGTCCCGCGTAAAGCACATCAAGGAACAGTTCAAAAAGGATCTTGAAGAGAAAAAAGCTGCAGATCTTGAGGCTAGAACCAAGATTGTTGAAGCCGAAAGGAAGAGAGTTGCGGAAGCCAAAAAGAAGCTTGAATTGAAGGCTCAGAAAACCAGGCAAGAGGCTTTAGAAAGGCATAAACGCGAAATGGAAGAAAAACAAAGGATAAGAAAGGAAAACGAGGCCAAGAAGGAGAAAATCCTAAAAGCCAGAGTTGAAGAAATTAGGAACAAAAGAAAAGAAGTTTAA
- a CDS encoding uncharacterized protein (note;~Tap-24g11.q1c.cand.64 - score = 10.22), whose amino-acid sequence MSDSVENTEDSNDNLIIRAYNVPSEYTISKFHDLIKENCSAAQLESIIPPQPWDDPVDTCWIIICKNSKTYKSLLALEDIWLKADKNDKFSPAVTFLPGQQHDLPHIPSKSDEQLLINQFTPT is encoded by the coding sequence ATGAGTGACTCGGTAGAAAATACTGAGGATTCCAACGATAACTTGATAATTAGAGCATATAACGTGCCTTCTGAGTATACAATTTCGAAATTCCACGACCTTATAAAGGAGAACTGTTCAGCTGCTCAACTGGAGAGTATAATTCCGCCACAGCCCTGGGACGATCCTGTGGATACTTgttggataataatttgtaaaaacTCTAAAACTTATAAATCGCTTCTGGCTCTGGAGGACATTTGGTTGAAAGCCGACAAAAACGATAAGTTCTCACCTGCTGTTACATTTTTACCTGGACAACAACACGATCTTCCTCACATACCTTCCAAATCTGATGAACAGCTTCTCATCAACCAGTTTACGCCAACTTAA
- a CDS encoding uncharacterized protein (note;~Tap-24g11.q1c.cand.65 - score = 16.00), protein MNLEKIKMPLFFYQTHKQPQDGANELDNSNSKDNDLEKVNGKLEEMEIIQVVPLKMLKAHHYTEDELKKMNDNGESREIYEYLFMVLE, encoded by the exons ATGAACTTAGAAAAGATTAAAATGCCACTTTTCTTTTATCAAACACATAAACAACCTCAAGatg GGGCTAACGAACTTGATAATAGTAATTCTAAG GATAACGATTTAGAGAAGGTGAATGGAAAATTGGAAGAAATGGAAATAATCCAA GTGGTTCCTCTTAAAATGCTCAAGGCTCACCACTACACCG AAGATGAACTTAAGAAGATGAATGATAACGGTGAATCTAGGGAGatttatgaatatttattcatGGTATTGGAATAA
- a CDS encoding plastid 50S ribosomal protein L21 or ribosomal protein L21, putative (note;~Tap-24g11.q1c.cand.65 - score = 16.00), whose amino-acid sequence MLIDFLITSGIVCVYGFSLASNNLSMPEILPPDELEKYKKVSPAVERLSRINDGRDRSGCYAIALISGNPRWIEKGRYYDVYRIHQQVGKQIYLNRIEFFHSDQGWFVNGEPYLQNIRAVATVLKHFRSPKMRTVKFRSKKHYKRTIGHRQEMTRILIDDFEVLRSNVNIFTHDPVNFPLLKMQLIRYPSLELKKMKHNTVRGMTKDEIGIIGKTPLDHFDPVYNRLIIQQQYNNFI is encoded by the coding sequence AtgttaattgattttttaataacaaGTGGCATAGTATGTGTTTACGGTTTTTCTCTGGCTTCTAATAACCTGAGCATGCCTGAGATTCTTCCCCCCGATGAGTTGGAAAAGTATAAAAAGGTCTCTCCCGCCGTAGAAAGGCTTTCCAGGATAAACGACGGACGCGATAGGTCCGGCTGCTACGCAATCGCATTAATTTCAGGGAATCCCAGATGGATTGAAAAGGGTCGTTACTACGACGTGTATCGCATTCACCAACAAGTTGGTAAGCAGATTTACCTTAACAGGATTGAGTTTTTTCATTCTGACCAGGGCTGGTTTGTGAACGGTGAGCCTTACTTACAGAACATCAGGGCTGTCGCCACTGTGCTGAAGCACTTTAGGAGTCCTAAAATGAGGACTGTCAAGTTCCGGTCAAAAAAACATTACAAGCGAACGATCGGCCACCGTCAGGAGATGACTCGAATTTTAATCGACGACTTTGAAGTATTGAGGAGTAATGTGAACATCTTCACTCATGATCCCGTCAACTTTCCTCTTCTGAAAATGCAGTTGATTAGGTACCCTAGCCTTGAACTTAAGAAAATGAAACACAATACTGTCAGGGGGATGACTAAGGATGAAATTGGGATAATTGGCAAAACCCCTCTCGACCACTTCGACCCAGTTTACAACCGGCTAATAATTCAGCAAcaatacaataattttatataa
- a CDS encoding translation initiation factor, putative (note;~Tap-24g11.q1c.C.cand.187 - score = 58.95), giving the protein MCEKLDLNVNKLSVEESQFILDEITTLLNTDPIKSFCSYRITNAGGKYYVERIESNWVSRPLVITVMGHVDHGKTTLLDYIHKTDVAKTEKGLITQKISAFQISLNSTSPSTPTRVTFIDTPGHAAFLTMRERGVSCTDLVILVVAADDGIMPQTLECIDLIKRYNLRVIVAINKVDLTPEESVAQVSEMVKSHLVGCNLLGTVEISAKTGHNVDKLISEIQKLQLEMNLRIDKNAIFKGYIYETIQDPTRGKCINILVQQGTIHPNDYILIDNQIIKVKSLYVIGDSNSNAIPTRPINTKELDQDTGLIQIGVNANISNLAGTVVVGNKSLKELQNYQLLINKLINTNNQNEANSRECLIPYIAINLRCCDQGSLEAIEKHIDEFNKNAKENLNVLNLINRNYIKTDLSSDDLKADKELGISELRDKYSKYTEDWVPFKVISKNLGNFNTKDMQLQSIGNVVNIGFNVQNQMNLNNIVRTHDIIYNIFNDIQLMYEYYFGDENRKKIESNLVVTQLGNITLKGVGKKQAVGTSVKEGQCKLNHFYSVIRDSKTIHNDLNVLSFQSNKSNVKSLTKGGTLLTILQKP; this is encoded by the exons ATGTGTGAAAAGCTTGATTTgaatgtaaataaattaagcGTAGAAGAGTCTCAGTTTATTTTGGACGAGATTACAACACTGCTAAACACGGACCCAATTAAAAGTTTTTGTAGTTATAGAATTACCAACGCGGGCGGGAAATATTATGTGGAAAGGATTGAAAGCAACTGGGTAAGCAGACCGTTGGTGATTACGGTAATGGGCCATGTGGACCACGGCAAGACCACCCTACTTGACTACATACATAAAACAGATGTTGCAAAGACAGAAAAAGGGCTTATTACCCAGAAGATCTCAGCGTTCCAAATTTCGCTAAATTCCACCTCACCATCAACTCCCACAAGAGTAACTTTTATTGACACGCCAGGTCACGCAGCATTCTTAACGATGCGTGAAAGAGGTGTGTCTTGCACAGACCTGGTTATCCTGGTGGTTGCAGCTGACGACGGAATCATGCCACAAACACTTGAGTGCATAGACCTGATTAAAAGGTACAACCTGAGGGTGATAGTGGCTATCAATAAGGTGGATTTAACACCCGAAGAGTCAGTTGCACAGGTTTCCGAAATGGTTAAGTCTCACCTTGTGGGCTGTAATTTGCTGGGAACAGTAGAAATTAGCGCGAAAACGGGTCACAACGTTGATAAGCTCATATCTGAGATCCAGAAGTTACAACTGGAAATGAACCTGAGAATTGATAAAAACGCTATATTTAAGGGCTACATCTATGAAACGATCCAGGACCCAACCAGAGGAAAGTGCATCAACATACTAGTACAACAAGGAACAATACATCCAAACGATTacatattaattgataatcaaattattaaggTTAAATCCCTTTATGTCATCGGTGACTCGAACTCTAATGCCATCCCAACCAGGCCCATTAATACCAAAGAACTGGACCAAGATACAGGACTGATTCAAATTGGGGTCAATGCAAATATAAGTAATTTAGCAGGAACTGTAGTAGTTGGAAACAAATCACTAAAAGAACTACAGAACTATCAACTCCTAAtcaacaaattaattaataccAATAATCAAAATGAAGCAAATTCTAGA GAATGTTTGATACCGTATATTGCAATTAATTTAAGATGCTGCGACCAGGGTAGTTTGGAAGCGATAGAGAAACATATTGATGAGTTCAACAAGAACGCCAAGGAAAATCTAAACGTACTCAATCTCATTAATCGCAACTATATCAAAACCGATCTTTCGAGTGATGATCTCAAGGCAGATAAGGAGCTGGGGATCTCAGAACTCAGAGACAAGTACTCCAAGTATACTGAGGATTGGGTCCCCTTTAAGGTCATCAGTAAAAACCTGGGTAATTTTAACACCAAAGATATGCAACTACAAAGTATCGGAAACGTGGTCAATATAGGCTTCAATGTACAAAATCAG ATGAATTTAAACAACATTGTGAGAACTCATGATATTATCTATAACATTTTCAATGATATCCAG TTGATGTATGAGTACTATTTTGGAGATGAGAATAGGAAGAAGATCGAGTCGAACCTAGTAGTGACACAGTTGGGAAATATAACACTGAAGGGAGTTGGGAAGAAACAAGCAGTGGGAACATCAGTCAAGGAAGGCCAGTGTAAATTAAACCACTTCTACTCAGTGATAAGAGATAGTAAAACAATCCACAACGATCTCAATGTATTATCTTTTCAGTCGAATAAATCAAACGTCAAATCATTAACAAAAGGAGGTAcattattaactatattacaaaaaCCCTGA